In one Tripterygium wilfordii isolate XIE 37 chromosome 22, ASM1340144v1, whole genome shotgun sequence genomic region, the following are encoded:
- the LOC119990570 gene encoding uncharacterized protein LOC119990570 produces the protein MEDISSRKRVRGESDELEIDSPEVKRLRDDLLGVLDESDPDPAIQDLDSVMKSFEEEISASLSLPVPVVDLTSDSGDSHPDLGYLLGASDDELGLPPTCTSSNEFKYEVIELARVSSGINEFWGFDDEIPCYDSFVLGVGDYVNQEYGALDGLFDHSDLCYPSEYAEL, from the coding sequence ATGGAAGACATTAGTAGCAGAAAGCGAGTCAGGGGTGAGTCGGACGAGTTAGAAATTGATTCGCCGGAGGTGAAACGACTCAGAGACGATTTGTTAGGTGTACTTGACGAATCGGATCCTGACCCGGCCATCCAGGACCTTGATTCGGTCATGAAGAGTTTCGAAGAAGAAATATCCGCTTCCTTGTCATTACCGGTGCCCGTTGTCGATCTGACTTCAGATTCCGGTGATTCCCATCCGGATCTCGGGTATCTTCTAGGTGCTTCTGATGACGAGCTTGGTTTGCCTCCAACGTGTACTTCTAGCAACGAGTTTAAGTATGAAGTGATTGAGCTGGCTCGAGTTTCTTCTGGGATCAACGAGTTCTGGGGGTTCGATGACGAGATCCCGTGTTATGACTCGTTTGTGTTGGGAGTCGGTGATTATGTTAACCAGGAGTACGGGGCGCTTGATGGGTTGTTTGACCATTCGGATCTTTGCTACCCGTCGGAATATGCGGAATTGTAA
- the LOC119991073 gene encoding protein NRT1/ PTR FAMILY 3.1-like, translated as MENMEKKNNNVEEQKGGLITMPFILANEACEKLAVVGFTANMLSYLTTQLHMPLTKAANTLTNFGGTASLTPLLGAFLADVYAGKFWTITAGSIIYLIGMISLTLSAILPQLRPPPCDGDKVCQEADTGQLAILYISLLLGAIGSGGIRPCVAAFGAEQFDETDPKQATKTWKYFNWYYFVMGVSILVAVTVLVYVQDNVGWGWGLGIPTVAMFLSLFPFVLGYRLYRNLDPAGSPFTRLIQVSVSAFRKRNLSISDDPKVLYQNDELDASICRDGKLVHSKEMKFLDKAAIVTEEDNLKSPNLWRLNTIHRVEELKCIIRMGPIWAAGILLITAYAQQNTFSLQQAKSMDRHLTKSFSIPAGSMSVFTICSMLATIVFYDRLFVPTARKFTGLDRGITFLHRMGIGFVISILATLVAGFVEVKRKDAAFDNGLINSHQTIPISVFWLVPQYSLHGIAEAFMSIGHLEFFYDQAPESMRSTATAVFWTAIAVGNYVSTLLVTLVHKFTAGPNGSNWLPDDNLNKGRLEYFYWVLTILQAVNLVYYLWCAKIYTFKSVQIHSREAEESMDSVVELANKV; from the exons ATGGAAAAcatggagaagaaaaacaacaatgttGAAGAACAAAAGGGAGGACTTATTACAATGCCCTTTATTCTTG CAAATGAGGCTTGTGAGAAGCTGGCAGTGGTAGGGTTTACAGCTAACATGCTTAGCTACTTAACAACTCAGCTTCATATGCCATTAACAAAAGCTGCAAACACTCTCACCAACTTTGGAGGAACTGCAAGCTTGACACCTCTGCTTGGAGCCTTCCTCGCCGATGTGTATGCCGGAAAGTTCTGGACTATAACAGCCGGTTCAATCATATATCTCATC GGAATGATAAGCCTAACTTTGTCAGCAATACTTCCCCAACTAAGGCCGCCACCTTGTGATGGTGATAAGGTGTGCCAAGAAGCTGACACTGGTCAGTTGGCAATTCTATACATCTCTCTCCTACTCGGAGCAATCGGTTCAGGCGGTATCCGGCCATGTGTAGCTGCATTTGGGGCCGAACAATTCGATGAAACGGATCCTAAGCAGGCCACCAAGACATGGAAGTATTTCAACTGGTATTATTTTGTGATGGGGGTGTCAATTTTGGTTGCTGTGACTGTTCTTGTTTATGTTCAAGATAATGTTGGATGGGGATGGGGCCTGGGAATTCCAACCGTGGCAATGTTTCTCTCTTTATTTCCGTTCGTTCTTGGTTACCGGCTTTATCGGAACCTGGATCCCGCTGGGAGCCCGTTTACCCGGTTGATTCAAGTATCTGTGTCAGCATTCAGGAAAAGAAATCTATCCATTTCTGATGACCCGAAGGTGTTATATCAGAATGATGAGCTTGATGCCTCTATCTGTAGGGATGGAAAGCTTGTTCACTCTAAAGAAATGAA ATTCCTTGACAAGGCAGCAATTGTGACAGAAGAAGACAATCTCAAATCACCAAATCTTTGGAGACTAAACACAATCCATCGAGTAGAAGAGCTGAAATGTATAATCCGAATGGGACCGATATGGGCTGCCGGAATCCTCCTAATCACGGCCTACGCACAACAAAACACATTCTCCCTTCAACAAGCCAAATCAATGGACAGACACCTAACCAAGTCCTTTTCAATCCCCGCCGGCTCCATGTCCGTCTTCACCATCTGTTCAATGCTTGCCACCATAGTGTTCTACGATCGTCTCTTCGTCCCTACAGCCCGGAAATTCACTGGACTCGATCGTGGCATAACGTTCTTACACCGAATGGGAATCGGGTTTGTCATCTCAATCCTAGCCACCTTAGTAGCTGGATTCGTCGAAGTAAAGAGAAAGGATGCTGCATTTGATAACGGACTCATCAATTCTCATCAAACAATCCCCATTTCAGTGTTTTGGCTAGTGCCACAGTACAGTCTACATGGTATAGCAGAAGCTTTCATGTCAATTGGGCACTTGGAGTTCTTCTATGACCAGGCACCGGAGAGCATGAGGAGTACTGCCACTGCAGTTTTCTGGACTGCGATTGCAGTTGGGAATTATGTGAGCACATTATTGGTTACATTGGTGCACAAGTTCACTGCAGGGCCTAATGGATCGAACTGGCTACCGGATGATAACTTGAACAAGGGGAGATTGGAGTATTTCTATTGGGTTCTTACGATTTTGCAAGCTGTTAATCTTGTTTACTACTTATGGTGCGCAAAGATTTATACTTTCAAGAGTGTCCAGATACATAGTAGAGAAGCAGAGGAATCCATGGATAGTGTGGTAGAACTTGCCAACAAGGTTTAA
- the LOC119991965 gene encoding dihydrolipoyllysine-residue acetyltransferase component 4 of pyruvate dehydrogenase complex, chloroplastic-like codes for MASPFLSRLPLPNPTSTTISFSSSISPSLPFRPSAFPARNRRRRILTVQSKIREIFMPALSSTMTEGKIVSWIKSEGDNLKKGESVVVVESDKADMDVETFYNGILAAIVVPEGESAPVGAAIGILAENEEELDEAKARAASISTTSSSSSSSSSSPAAVTPTPPPAISTPAPAIAQPPPAPAAAPSGPKKIVATPFAKKLAKQHKVDINSVVGTGPFGRITATDVESAAGIAPSKKSAGSAVAAAEPVAAPPKAAASSALPPPLPGSTVVPFTTMQSAVSKNMLESLSVPTFRVGYPVSTDALDALYEKVKPKGVTMTALLAKAAAMALVQHPVVNATCKDGKSFTYNSNINIAVAVAINGGLITPVLQDADKLDLYLLSQKWKELVEKARGKQLQPHEYNSGTFTLSNLGMFGVDRFDAILPPGQGAIMAVGASKPTVVADADGFFSVKSKMLVNVTADHRIIYGADLAAFLKTFAKIVENPESLTL; via the exons ATGGCTTCTCCATTTCTCTCTAGACTTCCCCTCCCTAACCCCACCAGCACCACCATCTCTTTCTCCTCCTCGATCTCCCCTTCCCTTCCATTTCGCCCCTCTGCATTTCCGGCGAGAAACCGTCGGAGGCGGATTTTGACCGTTCAATCGAAGATCCGAGAGATATTCATGCCGGCACTCAGCTCCACCATGACCGAGGGCAAGATCGTCTCGTGGATCAAGTCCGAAGGGGACAACCTGAAGAAAGGTGAGAGCGTTGTTGTCGTTGAGTCCGACAAGGCTGACATGGACGTCGAGACCTTCTACAACGGAATTCTTGCTGCTATTGTGGTTCCCGAGGGCGAGTCTGCTCCCGTTGGTGCTGCGATTGGTATTCTCGCTGAGAATGAGGAGGAACTCGATGAGGCTAAAGCCCGAGCCGCCTCCATTTCAACaacgtcttcttcttcttcttcgtcatcTTCCAGTCCAGCTGCTGTTACGCCCACTCCTCCTCCTGCTATTTCTACTCCCGCTCCGGCAATTGCGCAGCCACCACCAGCTCCTGCTGCGGCGCCCAGTGGGCCCAAGAAGATCGTGGCAACTCCGTTCGCGAAAAAGCTGGCGAAACAGCACAAGGTGGATATCAATTCAGTTGTGGGAACTGGGCCATTTGGCAGGATCACGGCTACTGACGTGGAATCAGCTGCGGGAATTGCACCTTCGAAGAAGAGTGCTGGTTCCGCTGTAGCTGCTGCAGAGCCTGTAGCGGCTCCACCGAAGGCTGCTGCTTCTTCGGCATTGCCTCCTCCACTTCCTGGATCTACTGTTGTGCCATTTACGACAATGCAGTCTGCGGTGTCTAAGAACATGTTAGAAAGTCTGTCAGTACCAACTTTTCGTGTTGGGTACCCGGTATCAACTGATGCGCTTGACGCCTTGTATGAGAAG GTGAAGCCCAAAGGTGTTACCATGACCGCGCTGTTAGCAAAGGCTGCGGCAATGGCACTTGTTCAGCACCCAGTAGTGAATGCGACCTGTAAAGATGGGAAGAGTTTCACTTACAATAGCAACATAAACATTGCAGTTGCGGTTGCAATAAATGGTGGCTTGATAACCCCTGTTCTTCAGGATGCTGATAAG TTGGATCTTTACTTGTTATCTCAAAAATGGAAGGAGTTAGTTGAAAAGGCTCGAGGGAAGCAACTTCAGCCCCATGAGTACAATTCTG GGACTTTCACCCTGTCCAACCTGGGAATGTTTGGAGTGGACAGGTTTGATGCCATTCTTCCTCCTGGCCAG GGGGCTATCATGGCTGTTGGAGCATCAAAGCCCACTGTGGTTGCTGATGCTGATGGATTCTTCAGCGTGAAGAGTAAAATGCTG GTGAATGTGACTGCTGATCACAGAATTATCTATGGTGCTGATTTGGCTGCCTTCCTTAAGACCTTTGCAAAGATTGTTGAGAACCCAGAAAGCCTTACACTATAG
- the LOC119991670 gene encoding uncharacterized protein LOC119991670 isoform X1 — translation MGESVSVVSPSEAAAGKGVYMRWEEVAVSSDKGKREVRYYLKRRDGVSDLAIIGKEKSLRHMSYRYAIPNSSYLSKAPFLKLKSRREVIDWLDYIVSDFKPHKSSFLAGVHFNNANACGLDALRFKDTRLRKLGHCTKEFLWLGTPWTCRKRRKHYISFHRNGVKISVYDFVYVLAEEDKRLVAYLEDLYEDSKGNKMVVVRWFHKIDEVGILLPRNFNDREIFSSLCLQDLSIECIDGLATVLSPQHFEEFVNDAAHTLLEPFVCSRQFDNDDVQPFDITQVKGYWRQEILRYMYNRSPGNSHENFQLTDKGLRIEGVVSDTSGIRPKKRCYPSKDDEVRDSKNSMNAAVLNTQDINPCYLNVGSHVEVLCQDSGMRGCWFRALIIKKRKDKVKVRYQDVQDAADEVKKLEEWILASRIADPDILSIRIYGRSIIRPLPRSIEGGVSWLASVGTSVDAWLHDGWWEGIVVLNESEDRIHVHFPGEKRESVFGHGNLRHSREWLGNGWTALKERPDIVSNLLSQTEQELPAIVSCDVQVEICDSKQVSVDSGNKKAQELKVVFDLTKDDSLSQLRWKSSRKRRRGSGTSVRKLHCDESDDKSNSQVVESHACERFLISSPLEVDHENCKYLGDSLFSTSVLPPLTSLVMSR, via the exons ATGGGAGAATCGGTGTCGGTGGTTTCACCTTCAGAAGCGGCGGCGGGGAAAGGGGTTTACATGAGGTGGGAGGAGGTGGCGGTTTCAAGCGACAAAGGGAAGAGAGAGGTCCGTTATTATCTGAAGAGAAGAGACGGGGTATCGGATCTGGCTATCATAGGGAAAGAGAAGAGTTTGCGGCACATGTCCTATCGCTACGCAATTCCGAATAGCTCGTATCTGTCGAAGGCGCCATTTTTGAAGCTCAAGTCTCGCCGAGAGGTGATTGATTGGCTCGACTATATTGTTTCAG ACTTCAAACCTCATAAATCATCCTTCCTAGCTGGTGTCCATTTCAATAACGCCAATGCTTGCGGTCTAGATGCTTTAAGGTTTAAG GATACCCGATTGCGGAAGCTGGGTCACTGCACCAAAGAATTTTTATGGCTGGGTACTCCATGGACATGCAGGAAAAGGCGTAAGCATTATATATCTTTCCATCGAAATGGTGTTAAAATTTCT GTTTATGACTTTGTGTATGTTTTGGCTGAGGAGGATAAACGACTTGTCGCCTACTTGGAAGATTTGTATGAGGACTCTAAAGGAAACAAAATGGTTGTGGTACGGTGGTTTCACAAAATTGACGAGGTTGGTATTCTTTTGCCTCGCAACTTCAATGACAGAGAGATTTTCTCTTCACTTTGTCTTCAAGATCTGAGCATTGAATGCATTGATGGATTGGCTACCGTCCTCAGTCCCCAGCATTTTGAAGAATTTGTCAATGATGCCGCACATACTCTGTTGGAACCATTTGTTTGCAGCAGGCAGTTTGACAATGATGATGTCCAGCCATTTGACATAACTCAAGTAAAAGGTTACTGGAGACAAGAGATACTTAGATATATGTACAACCGTTCTCCTGGAAACAGCCATGAGAATTTTCAGCTGACTGATAAGGGCCTTAGAATTGAAGGAGTTGTCAGTGACACATCTGGGATCAGACCTAAGAAAAGATGTTATCCATCAAAGGATGATGAGGTCCGCGACAGTAAAAATTCCATGAATGCAGCGGTTTTGAATACTCAAGATATAAATCCTTGTTATCTTAATGTCGGCTCTCATGTTGAGGTACTCTGCCAGGACAGTGGAATGAGAGGATGTTGGTTTAGAGCTTTGATAATTAAGAAGCGAAAAGATAAGGTGAAGGTTAGATACCAGGATGTTCAAGATGCTGCTGATGAAGTTAAAAAACTAGAG GAATGGATTTTAGCTTCCAGGATTGCAGATCCTGACATATTGAGCATCCGGATTTATGGTAGGAGTATAATTCGTCCATTGCCTCGGTCTATTGAAGGCGGAGTTTCATGGCTTGCGAGTGTTGGTACTTCAGTGGATGCATGGTTGCATGATGGCTGGTGGGAAGGCATTGTGGTTCTAAATGAATCTGAAGATAGAATTCACGTCCATTTCCCAG GAGAAAAGCGAGAATCAGTTTTTGGTCATGGGAACTTGAGACATTCTCGAGAATGGTTGGGAAATGGGTGGACAGCTTTAAAGGAAAGGCCAGATATAGTGTCTAATTTATTGTCTCAAACAGAACAAGAGCTGCCAGCTATTGTATCATGTGATGTCCAGGTTGAGATTTGTGATAGCAAACAAGTGAGCGTCGACTCTGGAAATAAGAAGGCACAAGAGTTGAAGGTGGTTTTTGATCTGACCAAGGATGATTCTCTTTCCCAGCTGAGATGGAAGTCATCAAGAAAAAGGAGACGTGGTAGTGGCACCTCCGTCCGCAAGTTGCATTGTGATGAATCTGATGACAAAAGTAACTCCCAAGTTGTTGAATCTCATGCTTGTGAAAGATTCTTGATCTCCTCACCCTTGGAAGTCGATCATGAGAACTGCAAATACTTGGGGGATTCTCTGTTTAGTACTTCTGTATTGCCGCCTTTAACAAGCTTGGTTATGTCCCGGTGA
- the LOC119991670 gene encoding uncharacterized protein LOC119991670 isoform X2 yields MLNIYAFTLLIFSHVSLSRIPDCGSWVTAPKNFYGWVLHGHAGKGVYDFVYVLAEEDKRLVAYLEDLYEDSKGNKMVVVRWFHKIDEVGILLPRNFNDREIFSSLCLQDLSIECIDGLATVLSPQHFEEFVNDAAHTLLEPFVCSRQFDNDDVQPFDITQVKGYWRQEILRYMYNRSPGNSHENFQLTDKGLRIEGVVSDTSGIRPKKRCYPSKDDEVRDSKNSMNAAVLNTQDINPCYLNVGSHVEVLCQDSGMRGCWFRALIIKKRKDKVKVRYQDVQDAADEVKKLEEWILASRIADPDILSIRIYGRSIIRPLPRSIEGGVSWLASVGTSVDAWLHDGWWEGIVVLNESEDRIHVHFPGEKRESVFGHGNLRHSREWLGNGWTALKERPDIVSNLLSQTEQELPAIVSCDVQVEICDSKQVSVDSGNKKAQELKVVFDLTKDDSLSQLRWKSSRKRRRGSGTSVRKLHCDESDDKSNSQVVESHACERFLISSPLEVDHENCKYLGDSLFSTSVLPPLTSLVMSR; encoded by the exons ATGCTTAACATTTATGCTTTTACATTGCTAATCTTTTCGCATGTCTCTCTTTCCAGGATACCCGATTGCGGAAGCTGGGTCACTGCACCAAAGAATTTTTATGGCTGGGTACTCCATGGACATGCAGGAAAAGGC GTTTATGACTTTGTGTATGTTTTGGCTGAGGAGGATAAACGACTTGTCGCCTACTTGGAAGATTTGTATGAGGACTCTAAAGGAAACAAAATGGTTGTGGTACGGTGGTTTCACAAAATTGACGAGGTTGGTATTCTTTTGCCTCGCAACTTCAATGACAGAGAGATTTTCTCTTCACTTTGTCTTCAAGATCTGAGCATTGAATGCATTGATGGATTGGCTACCGTCCTCAGTCCCCAGCATTTTGAAGAATTTGTCAATGATGCCGCACATACTCTGTTGGAACCATTTGTTTGCAGCAGGCAGTTTGACAATGATGATGTCCAGCCATTTGACATAACTCAAGTAAAAGGTTACTGGAGACAAGAGATACTTAGATATATGTACAACCGTTCTCCTGGAAACAGCCATGAGAATTTTCAGCTGACTGATAAGGGCCTTAGAATTGAAGGAGTTGTCAGTGACACATCTGGGATCAGACCTAAGAAAAGATGTTATCCATCAAAGGATGATGAGGTCCGCGACAGTAAAAATTCCATGAATGCAGCGGTTTTGAATACTCAAGATATAAATCCTTGTTATCTTAATGTCGGCTCTCATGTTGAGGTACTCTGCCAGGACAGTGGAATGAGAGGATGTTGGTTTAGAGCTTTGATAATTAAGAAGCGAAAAGATAAGGTGAAGGTTAGATACCAGGATGTTCAAGATGCTGCTGATGAAGTTAAAAAACTAGAG GAATGGATTTTAGCTTCCAGGATTGCAGATCCTGACATATTGAGCATCCGGATTTATGGTAGGAGTATAATTCGTCCATTGCCTCGGTCTATTGAAGGCGGAGTTTCATGGCTTGCGAGTGTTGGTACTTCAGTGGATGCATGGTTGCATGATGGCTGGTGGGAAGGCATTGTGGTTCTAAATGAATCTGAAGATAGAATTCACGTCCATTTCCCAG GAGAAAAGCGAGAATCAGTTTTTGGTCATGGGAACTTGAGACATTCTCGAGAATGGTTGGGAAATGGGTGGACAGCTTTAAAGGAAAGGCCAGATATAGTGTCTAATTTATTGTCTCAAACAGAACAAGAGCTGCCAGCTATTGTATCATGTGATGTCCAGGTTGAGATTTGTGATAGCAAACAAGTGAGCGTCGACTCTGGAAATAAGAAGGCACAAGAGTTGAAGGTGGTTTTTGATCTGACCAAGGATGATTCTCTTTCCCAGCTGAGATGGAAGTCATCAAGAAAAAGGAGACGTGGTAGTGGCACCTCCGTCCGCAAGTTGCATTGTGATGAATCTGATGACAAAAGTAACTCCCAAGTTGTTGAATCTCATGCTTGTGAAAGATTCTTGATCTCCTCACCCTTGGAAGTCGATCATGAGAACTGCAAATACTTGGGGGATTCTCTGTTTAGTACTTCTGTATTGCCGCCTTTAACAAGCTTGGTTATGTCCCGGTGA
- the LOC119991671 gene encoding uncharacterized protein LOC119991671: protein MVLADRSSKKKSSAMGLEKPKSMIVRGPSLASVESLSMPLVQEVVLSADIRCPQCQSRVAEIMSRMKETDSVLINVLEKKVTVTCRYPALYKKPLGKAAIIKRIFRSPRG, encoded by the exons ATGGTTCTTGCTGATCGGTCTTCTAAGAAGAAATCCTCTGCGATGGGATTGGAAAAGCCAAAGAGCATGATAGTTCGCGGCCCCAGCCTCGCCTCAGTTGAATCCTTGTCCATGCCTCTT GTTCAAGAAGTGGTTCTATCAGCAGACATTCGATGCCCCCAGTGTCAAAGCAGAGTAGCTGAGATAATGTCGAGGATGAAAG AAACGGATTCTGTATTAATAAATGTGTTGGAGAAGAAGGTAACAGTCACTTGTAGATATCCGGCCTTATACAAGAAGCCTTTAGGCAAAGCTGCCATAATCAAGCGGATATTCCGTTCTCCGCGCGGTTGA